CTCAGAGAACGCCTTGACGTCGATATTCATCACATCCACGAGAGGAAGAGCGTCATTGAGAGCCTCCTCAGAGATGAAACCGTTTGTGTTCAGCAGGATGAATAGGCCCTCTTCCTTCGCCAATGCAGCGGTGTCCAGAATGAACTCGAGCCAGACTATTGGCTCATTGTATGTCCATGCGATGCCGTCCACGCACCTGTCCACTGCAGATCTCATCACGTCCTCAGGATTCATGATCTCGCATGGCAGTTCCCCCTCATTGGCGCAAGCAACCACGAAATTCTGACAGTTATCGCAGCGCAGATTGCAACCGAAGGTGCCGAGTGAAAAGAGCCTGCTGCCCGGTCTGAAGTGAAAGATGGGCTTCTTCTCGATGGGGTCTGCTGTGGATGCGCATACATGCCCGTATGATAACGATCTAAGTTCATTTCCAATGTTCCTACGGGTCCTGCAGATGCCAGTCTTCCCCTCGGCAAGCAAGCATCGATGAGGACAAAGTTCGCAGCGAACATTTCCATCCTCTCTGGACCACCATCTAGCGGTAATACCATCCATGAATCTCAACGAATTCGTAAGGTACTCGATAGATAGAAAGATTTGTCGATTCAGACCCTGAGGCCTCTGAGATCAGTAAGCCTTCCTAATGGTAATAGACCGACCTCGCTGCAGGCGATTATCTTGGCTTCCCCAAGCTCCTTCCCCTTGAGTATGGGGGATAAATATTCATCCGGAGAAACGGTGGAAAAATCCGTTCCCAGAGCCAAGGGAGAGAAGGCAGGTATGACGGTGATCCCCATTCTCTCATGGTGGACGAAGCAGGGAAGCTTGACATATGCTCCCACGCTATCGATGATCTTGATGGAGGGGTGCTCATGTGCCATGACCACGGGTCTCGATCCGTGGTCCTTGTGTCCGTGGACGAATGTCACACCGTTCTCATCGAACGAGTCGACCATTGGGATCCCCATCTTCGATACGATGTTCGCCAAGTAGTTGTCGTGATTGCCTCTGACCATGACAACCTCAGCCGTACTCTTGATCATTTCCAGCAGTGAACGCACCTCGCTCCACTCCTGGCTCAGGTTTCGACTGAACTCATGTTTGAAATCACCCAACACGACAACTTTCTCGATCTCGAACTTGTCGATAAGATACATCAGTTTCTCGGACATCAATCGAGTCTGCATTCTGGGCAGATGGATCCCGTCATTCTCCAGGGCGCTCTCGTAGCCAATATGGAGATCCGCTATGATCAGAGTGTCGTCTGTGATCAGGCACCTGTCAGTGGATGCGATAATTCCAGGGGTGAGCTCCATCATCTCCATGTGACGATCTCCAATATCACACCTAGCCCGGTCAAGCGTATTTCTAGATTCGCCATATACAGCGGGCTTGGAGGTACAACTTTCAAGATACCCTCCGAAACCATATTGATTCCCATCAGCCAATCACCGGGGGATGATCAGGAGGACCTTCGTTATCCTGCCATCCATAGGCAATGGTACCGAAAGGTCTCTCTGGAGAGATGGAATCAGACACTGGGATGAATTCATAGATTCACCTTCTATAAATGGCATGTCTCAAAGCCGCAAGGAGAAGATGGACGAGCATCTCATCGAAGCCAGAGAAATGCTGAACAGTGGACATTCTCATTATTTCACCAATCTACTGGTTCCATGTGAGCAGTGGCGGCTGTTCCAGGAAATGGAGCCCAGTGTTACATATTTGGATATCGAGACCGATGGATTGAGACACGATTCCAAGGTTACCGTTGTCGGTATTCACCGAGATGGCGAGACACGAACATTGGTGAGGGGGATTGATCTGCACTCCGACTCGCTGGCAAGAGCTCTAAGAGGGACCAAACTGCTCGTGACCTTCAATGGTAGAAGCTTCGACGTTCCGCTCCTGGACTTCAACTTCCCGTTTACGGTTCCAAGGGTACCGCACTTCGATCTCCGTCACGGATGCGCGAGGATCGGCCTGAGGGGAGGTCTTAAGAAGGTTGAGAGAGACGTTGGTATTGGGAGGCCGAAGGAGGTCGATTACGTTACCGGGGAGGAGGCTGCCTATCTCTGGAAGCTCTGGGAGCGGAAGGGCAACCAGAATGCTCTCAATCTCCTCAGGAGATACAACGAGGAGGATACCAGGAACCTCGAGCCGCTTGCCAGGCATACGTACGAGAGATTGAAATCTAGACTTGAAGGAGAGATGATAGAATGTCAGCGATGAGCCGAGCCAGTGATTTCTCTAGCTTCATGGAGGTCGCGGCCGAGACCGCAAGATTCCTCACAAGGGCGAAGAGGGTGGATGTGCTGGCTCACATAGACGCTGATGGTATAACATCTGCCTCCATAGCCTCAATGGCCCTTGATAGGGCGGGAATAGATCATTCGGTTCATTTCATCAAGAAACTGGATCCAGAAGCGATCGAGAAGATCAATCTATGCGAATCCGATGCAGTTTGGCTAGTGGATCTGGGAAGCGGATCATACAGCCTTCTTGAGCACAGGGGGGTGTGCATTTCAGACCACCACGCCCCCAACTTCAACGGGCAGACCTGTCTTACAGCTTATTTCGGTCGACATGTGAACCCCCACCTCCACGGGAAGGATGGATCTGTCGAGATATGCGGGGCGGGGGTGACCTATCTGGTAGCGAGGATGATGGATGAGCGAAACAAAGACCTCTCCTACCTGGCCATCGTGGGAGCGGTGGGGGATTTCCAGGATTCCGGTGAGTGTCGCCTCATTGGTATCAACCGTCACATACTGCAGGATGCTGAGGAGATGGGGGTTATCCGGGCATCCACTGACATTCGACTGTTCGGAAGGGAGACAAGACCCCTAGCGAGGATGCTCCAGTACTCCTCGGACCCTTTCTTGCCTGGCTTGACTGGCAACTACTCAAACTGCAAGGAAACGCTGCAGATACTTGGCCTGATCCCCGATGATGGTGTATTCGAGGGGGATGCACCTGAGGGAGATGATTCCATGGGTTCGAACAGAAGGTGGATCGATTTGGACCATGAGGAGAAGAAGAGACTCACCAGCTGGCTCTGCGAATTCCTTCTGCACAACGGCCTGGGATCACGAGCTGTAAGGAGGCTCATAGGCGAGGTCTACGTCCTACCGAGAGAGGAAGAGGGCACGCCCCTTCACGACGCCAAGGAGTTCGCAACCCTGTTGAACGCGTGCGGAAGGTACGGGAAGGCCGGAATGGGCATGGAGGTGTGCAAAGGAGATCGCAACCAGCATCTAAAGGAGGCGCTCACGATGCTCGGATCGCACCGCAGGTACCTCTCCGAATCCATAGGTCTGTTGACCTATCCAAACCCTTCTAGGGTGGGAGCGGAGGGAGATGCATCGCAAATTGGTACGGGGAAGGTACCAGATGATTCCATCGTTATCCTCCCCTTCGGGAAGAACATCAGGTACTTCCAGGCAGATGAAAGGATCCCGGACACCATAGTTGGAATAGTGGCTGGCATGTATCTTGGCTCAAATCAAGAGATAGCGGATAGACCACTTATCGGCATGGCCCCCGTGCAGGATGATCCAGAGAAAGTGAAGGTTTCTGCAAGGGGGACGAAGGAGCTGGTGAGGATGGGGCTGGACCTTGCCAGGGCCATGAGGCTGGCCTCGGAGAGAGTTGGAGGAATTGGCGGTGGTCACGCAATCGCAGCAGGAGCCACCATCGAAAGAGGAAGGGAAGAGGATTTTCTCGAGGAGATCGAGAGTATTGTGGGTAACCAGCTATCAGATGCTAACCGAGAAGCATGAGGAGTATTGCCTTCTGAGCATGCAGCCTGTTTTCTGCCTCGTCGAATACCACGCTCTGAGGCCCGTCGATGACCTCTGCACTGATCTCAAGTCCGCGATGTGCCGGCAGACAATGGAGAACGATGGCATCGCTCTTTGCCTTTGAAAGAAGCTGGGAATTGAGCTGATAGGGCTCGAATACCTTCTCGCGCTCCACTTCTTCTCCTTCCTGACCCATGGAGACCCAAACATCCGTGTAAAGGATATCAGCCCCTTTGACCGCCTCTGCCGGATCCTCGATTATCAGGGAGGAACACCCGGTTGCTGAAGCGAGAGCCTCTGCCTTCCTCGTGATTTCCCCATCCGGAAAGTATCCATAAGGGCAGCACGCCACGAAGTCCATTCCCACTATGGCGGCGGCCAGCATGAGCGAGTTGCAGACATTGTTCCCATCTCCGAGGTACACCAACTTCAATCCCCTGAGCTTGCCTTTATACTCCATTACAGTCTGAAGATCGGCGACGATCTGGCATGGATGCTCAAGGTCATCCAAACCGGATATGACCGGTATGGATGCGTTCTTGGCCAACTCTTTCATGTTCTTGTTGGAGAAAGCACGGTACATGATAGCATCCAGGTACCTACTGAGCACCTTTGCGGTATCCGCAATGGTCTCACCCCTCCCAATCTGAAGATCCTTGGGGCTAAGGTAGAGGGCGTGACCGCCAAGCTGGAACATACCTGTTTCGAAGGATACCCTGGTACGCGTAGAGGATTTCTCGAATATCATCCCAAGGGTCTTTCCCTTGAGAGGAAGATCCGCGCCCTTTGTCCCTTTCTTGATCTCGATCGCATCCCGAACGAGCTGTTCTAGCTCTTCCTTGATGTCTAGAATTGAAATGACGTCCCTTTTCATTTTCTCGGATGTCGGAAGAACTGTTCCCTATTAACGGTTTTGTGTAATGCGGTACATTTCAAGGTAAGAATTGTCCCCTATGCTTGCCATAGTTTGACCTAGAAGTATCAATTTAAAGAATAGTAAGGAGTTTATAAATGGTTTTTCGAGATCTCATTCATCTTGGCAACAGGTAAATTCCAGGAATAACTGGCACAGGTCTCAGTTCCTTTGATCCGTAATTTTTCCTCCTCATACTATCACCCTTATACGGTAAACTCATCTATTACCGTTAATATTTCATTTTAGCGTATTCTAGAGATATATTTAAGCCTTTTGAACATATTATATCGATAAAACCTTGTTTGAGTGGGAAATATGAGTAAGATTGGCATTGAACAGATCAAGGTCTTATCAGATCCCAATCGGTTGGCCATTCTATCACTACTGTCAATGAAGGAAATGACCACCACGCAGATTTCGCAACTGCTAGGTATCAGTGTCCAGAACACGCAGTACCACATAAAGAAACTTGCCGAGGCCGATCTCATTTCACAGACACGCCAAGAAATAGTTGGCAACCTTGTGGAGAAATATTACAGATCCGCATTCGAACCGGGCATGATTTCAGAGGCTGCGGACGAGGCGACTATTGACATTGCCGAGCGGGCCGATCTCGTGTTCGCCGCAATGGGGGCAATCAAAGGCATACTCAATCATGGCATATCAATTTTGGACGAACGGAGGAATGAATATTTCCTAAGACCAGATATTCGACCCCGATATCCCTTTGGAGCCGACTATATAATCCTACCCAATACCTCAGAGAGCGCGAAGATGGCCGAGACTCTTGTCACTGAATTCGACGATAAGATGCACGCCCTGGCCGAGGAGTTCAAGGATGAGAGGAAGGAAAAATTTGCACTTCTTTACGCCCTCTTTCCTTACGATTGAGCCCTGTGGTAATTGGTCTGGATGAAGCTTGCTAAATACCGGAAAACTTTATCTATGGCGAAGCAATCCAAGTTCTCCTGCATGGCCGGGATGGGGTAGCCTGGTTATCCTGTGGGACTGTGGATCCCTTGACTCGAGTTCAAATCTCGGTCCCGGCCCTTTCCTTTTTCATTCTCATCATCTGGTTGAAGGACCTCACATTCTCTCTCGAACAGGGCGAGATCTCTGGTATCCAAAGCAGCTGGATCAACTGGAATCAATATTCTGATGTCCTTATCAACGGCCTCGTCTCGGAGGGCATAAAGGAATTTCAGAACCTTCTCAACAGGATTGTTGGAGATCAGATACTCAAGGCCATCGATCATTATTACCACCCTATCAACCGAATTGGTGAACTCTACAATGGTGTGCTGAAGTATGGATAGATTGCTGGGTTCCACATGGTTCAAACCAGCTTTCTGCGCGAGCCAAATGATGGGGGTCTTGACAAACCCGTACTTCTCCCTCAGAGTGTCTGGATGGGTTCTTGATACTATTAGGCCATGAAAGCCACCGTTGAGCTCCTCGAGGAAGAGAGAGTACGCGACCTCAGCCTTCTTCTCCTCGATTAGTACGATGGTTGAAGCCAATATCCCATTCTTTTCCGACATGACCACATTTGGTTCCTTAACACCATCCTCCTTAACCGGAGAGATGATGAACATGTTGAATTTCAGTATGCCGAAAGCGAAGATGATATTGGCGATCACGAACCCCGGGGAGAGAATCGGTACGTTGTCGATAATACCTAGGTAATTGAGCATCTCCTGACCTGTACCGTATACCAGAGGGACAATGACCGCGAGCGACATCATGAAACATTGCCATTTGACCTCATCGTTGCTTGAGGACCTAGCGGTTCTTGCCAAGACGATTATGGAGATCAGTGCCAGACAGACCACGATGCCAATCAGAAGATTCATGCTGAGTGAGTTTGGGACTCCCCAGCCAAAACTAGTCTTCAGCATCTCATCGACGGTTACTGCGGGAATTAAGGCCATTACAACCACGATTGCCCAATATCGCTTTGGGTTGGAGTGGAGCCAATTTGAGGCACTCCCAAATGGGAAGGATGAGCCGATATAGAGATATCCTGCGAACATCACCACCATCAGGAAGAAAATGGTTCTGGCGATTAGCCTGGCGTATTCTTCGTCAGGCGCGTTCATGAGCGCAAAGTCCAAGACGCCAAGAGTAAGCATGATTAACATGAGCTGGAAGAAGAATACGGATATTCTCATGAAGGGGTTCTTCCTATAAACGTAAAGGCCAAGCAGGAATCCTGAGCCTCCAGCGGCTATTGATATAAGGGACCATATCTGGCCACCTTCCAGCAATGCCTCGAACATACTCTTCTAAACTCCGATGGGAATGAATTACTTAAATTGGACTCTGCCGCCTATCATCTTTGATAATGGAAAATTATAGACTCAGGACCTCGAATTCTCTCTCGAGCAAGGCGATCTCCGATTCGCTCATGATGTTTGGATCGATTGGCAATATGAGTCTGGCGTTGCCCACGATGACCTCATCAGATATTGAATAGAGCATCTTCAAGACCCTGTCCAAGTTGTTATTGGAGATCAGGAACTCTACACCGTCCAGCATGACTACGGCCTTCTTGCTCTTGCTCACAAAATTACCAATCATGTTCTCGAGGATGAAGAGATTGTTGGGTTCAACCCTGTCCTGGCCTGGTTGGTTCGCCAACCATATTATCGGTGTCCTCTCGAGTCTGTACCTCTCCCGAATGGCATCGGGATGAGATCTCGATATCACAAGACCCTGCGATCCCTCGGACAGCTCTCTGATGAAGAGATCGTAGGAGCACTCGGGCCTCTTTTCCTCCACCAGTAGGCAGGGAGGAAGCCCGAATGATTTCGGAGGCTTGTCATTTGGAATCTCTGAGAAAAGACTCTCCTCAACGACTGGGTTGATTATGAACATCTTGTACTTCATTATCCCAAAGGTGAAGACAAGCATCGTCACGAGATAGCCCAGCCCACCTAGGATAAGCGCTCCTGGAAGGACCGGCTCTAATACATACAAGATGCCCGTGTAAAGCAGGGGGAAGAATATTCCAAAGGCTAAGAGAACGCATTGCTGGCGCGCATCCGGATTGGTGGCAAAGGTGTAGGTCTTGTGGAGCAAATGCACGCTGAGTAACGCAATGGAGAAGGATATTACTATCAGGAAC
The window above is part of the Methanomassiliicoccales archaeon genome. Proteins encoded here:
- a CDS encoding radical SAM protein — encoded protein: MRFMDGITARWWSREDGNVRCELCPHRCLLAEGKTGICRTRRNIGNELRSLSYGHVCASTADPIEKKPIFHFRPGSRLFSLGTFGCNLRCDNCQNFVVACANEGELPCEIMNPEDVMRSAVDRCVDGIAWTYNEPIVWLEFILDTAALAKEEGLFILLNTNGFISEEALNDALPLVDVMNIDVKAFSE
- a CDS encoding helix-turn-helix transcriptional regulator, coding for MSKIGIEQIKVLSDPNRLAILSLLSMKEMTTTQISQLLGISVQNTQYHIKKLAEADLISQTRQEIVGNLVEKYYRSAFEPGMISEAADEATIDIAERADLVFAAMGAIKGILNHGISILDERRNEYFLRPDIRPRYPFGADYIILPNTSESAKMAETLVTEFDDKMHALAEEFKDERKEKFALLYALFPYD
- the argF gene encoding ornithine carbamoyltransferase, whose product is MKRDVISILDIKEELEQLVRDAIEIKKGTKGADLPLKGKTLGMIFEKSSTRTRVSFETGMFQLGGHALYLSPKDLQIGRGETIADTAKVLSRYLDAIMYRAFSNKNMKELAKNASIPVISGLDDLEHPCQIVADLQTVMEYKGKLRGLKLVYLGDGNNVCNSLMLAAAIVGMDFVACCPYGYFPDGEITRKAEALASATGCSSLIIEDPAEAVKGADILYTDVWVSMGQEGEEVEREKVFEPYQLNSQLLSKAKSDAIVLHCLPAHRGLEISAEVIDGPQSVVFDEAENRLHAQKAILLMLLG
- a CDS encoding DUF835 domain-containing protein gives rise to the protein MNGAVLFYSVTTISVGVLHLALGSYVLFKNPKFSLAQAFFVTMLMGFFVEIFFFLLAGNTDAWIARYMGMGAIFFFTLMLGGYLFLSSQMPFENYSSSFWKYKFQYGTVIVLIGVLGAYLVDEVTLKSLGYWTFEEPAMLFLIVISFSIALLSVHLLHKTYTFATNPDARQQCVLLAFGIFFPLLYTGILYVLEPVLPGALILGGLGYLVTMLVFTFGIMKYKMFIINPVVEESLFSEIPNDKPPKSFGLPPCLLVEEKRPECSYDLFIRELSEGSQGLVISRSHPDAIRERYRLERTPIIWLANQPGQDRVEPNNLFILENMIGNFVSKSKKAVVMLDGVEFLISNNNLDRVLKMLYSISDEVIVGNARLILPIDPNIMSESEIALLEREFEVLSL
- a CDS encoding metallophosphoesterase, yielding MEMMELTPGIIASTDRCLITDDTLIIADLHIGYESALENDGIHLPRMQTRLMSEKLMYLIDKFEIEKVVVLGDFKHEFSRNLSQEWSEVRSLLEMIKSTAEVVMVRGNHDNYLANIVSKMGIPMVDSFDENGVTFVHGHKDHGSRPVVMAHEHPSIKIIDSVGAYVKLPCFVHHERMGITVIPAFSPLALGTDFSTVSPDEYLSPILKGKELGEAKIIACSEVGLLPLGRLTDLRGLRV
- a CDS encoding DHH family phosphoesterase yields the protein MEVAAETARFLTRAKRVDVLAHIDADGITSASIASMALDRAGIDHSVHFIKKLDPEAIEKINLCESDAVWLVDLGSGSYSLLEHRGVCISDHHAPNFNGQTCLTAYFGRHVNPHLHGKDGSVEICGAGVTYLVARMMDERNKDLSYLAIVGAVGDFQDSGECRLIGINRHILQDAEEMGVIRASTDIRLFGRETRPLARMLQYSSDPFLPGLTGNYSNCKETLQILGLIPDDGVFEGDAPEGDDSMGSNRRWIDLDHEEKKRLTSWLCEFLLHNGLGSRAVRRLIGEVYVLPREEEGTPLHDAKEFATLLNACGRYGKAGMGMEVCKGDRNQHLKEALTMLGSHRRYLSESIGLLTYPNPSRVGAEGDASQIGTGKVPDDSIVILPFGKNIRYFQADERIPDTIVGIVAGMYLGSNQEIADRPLIGMAPVQDDPEKVKVSARGTKELVRMGLDLARAMRLASERVGGIGGGHAIAAGATIERGREEDFLEEIESIVGNQLSDANREA
- a CDS encoding exonuclease, producing the protein MIRRTFVILPSIGNGTERSLWRDGIRHWDEFIDSPSINGMSQSRKEKMDEHLIEAREMLNSGHSHYFTNLLVPCEQWRLFQEMEPSVTYLDIETDGLRHDSKVTVVGIHRDGETRTLVRGIDLHSDSLARALRGTKLLVTFNGRSFDVPLLDFNFPFTVPRVPHFDLRHGCARIGLRGGLKKVERDVGIGRPKEVDYVTGEEAAYLWKLWERKGNQNALNLLRRYNEEDTRNLEPLARHTYERLKSRLEGEMIECQR